In Streptomyces sp. NBC_01707, a genomic segment contains:
- a CDS encoding TetR/AcrR family transcriptional regulator translates to MSGADRKQAAGRRSVGRPRRLDPDTMVATARRILEEEGLDALSMRRVAKELGSTPMALYHYVRDKDELLMLTLSGTAGALPRPELPEDPRARLLAVSVHAHEILRRMPWVLDVLALGELTDRDALWIVEEILDCSQKCGLSPARAVRACWTIWQYIYGDLIFRRAAARRAEHPPSRHYFPEMVTEEDAEELPRLTAIKDQWRAYAADYSVADELDAIIDGLIRRGTRGSDEPALPS, encoded by the coding sequence GTGTCGGGTGCAGACAGGAAGCAGGCGGCGGGCAGGCGGTCCGTGGGACGGCCGCGCAGGCTCGACCCCGACACGATGGTCGCCACCGCGCGGCGCATCCTCGAGGAAGAGGGCCTGGACGCCCTGAGCATGCGACGGGTGGCGAAGGAGCTCGGCAGCACGCCGATGGCGCTCTACCACTACGTACGGGACAAGGACGAGCTGCTGATGCTCACCCTGTCCGGGACCGCGGGGGCCTTGCCGCGCCCCGAACTGCCCGAGGACCCGCGCGCGCGGCTGCTCGCGGTCTCTGTGCACGCGCATGAGATCCTCCGCCGGATGCCGTGGGTGCTCGACGTCCTGGCGCTGGGCGAGCTCACCGACAGGGATGCCCTGTGGATAGTGGAGGAGATCCTCGACTGCTCCCAGAAGTGCGGTCTCTCCCCGGCCCGGGCGGTACGGGCCTGCTGGACGATCTGGCAGTACATCTACGGCGACCTGATCTTCCGCAGGGCCGCCGCCCGCCGTGCGGAGCACCCGCCGAGCAGGCACTACTTCCCCGAGATGGTCACCGAGGAGGACGCGGAGGAGCTGCCGAGGCTCACTGCGATCAAGGACCAGTGGCGCGCCTACGCCGCCGACTACTCGGTCGCCGACGAGCTCGACGCGATCATAGACGGCCTCATCCGCCGGGGAACCCGCGGCTCGGACGAGCCCGCGCTGCCGTCCTGA
- a CDS encoding DUF6296 family protein, with protein sequence MDYPESYELVFQASAVEDDAVIVRRTVREGAGGYPIYEDETGIVRAEISENGEVRMMASGGHQVLGSPLVRAVSEH encoded by the coding sequence ATGGATTACCCAGAAAGTTACGAGCTGGTATTTCAGGCATCTGCCGTCGAGGACGACGCCGTGATCGTTCGGCGGACCGTGCGGGAGGGGGCCGGCGGCTACCCCATCTACGAGGACGAGACAGGCATCGTACGCGCGGAGATCAGCGAGAACGGCGAGGTGCGGATGATGGCCAGCGGCGGACACCAGGTGCTCGGCTCACCACTGGTCCGTGCGGTCAGCGAGCACTGA
- a CDS encoding DUF6381 family protein, which produces MSVAGETSGRAQQMREKAKHMTEAAERATDPEQRQRLEEKARKLQEQSEQLSNMSGDTRPHK; this is translated from the coding sequence ATGAGCGTTGCAGGCGAAACCAGTGGCCGAGCCCAGCAGATGCGCGAGAAGGCCAAGCACATGACCGAGGCCGCGGAGCGCGCCACCGATCCCGAGCAGCGTCAGCGGCTCGAGGAGAAGGCTCGGAAGCTGCAGGAGCAGAGCGAGCAGCTCAGCAACATGAGCGGCGACACGCGCCCGCACAAGTAG
- a CDS encoding ribonuclease H: protein MNERMIAACDGASKGNPGPAAWAWVVADAQGSPRRWEAGPLGTATNNVAELTALQELLESTDPGAEIEVRMDSQYAMNAVTKWLPGWKRNGWKTSAGKPVANRDLVVRIDTLLSGRTVNFVYVPAHQVDGDPLNALADQAASEAAVAQRAAGSAHGSPLPIPAPARASGGRSGGAAAKKTDGATRPARTGGTVRARFAGRCHCGKPYAAKDMIAKNPNGWGHPECRTAPA from the coding sequence ATGAACGAGCGCATGATCGCCGCGTGTGACGGGGCATCGAAGGGTAATCCGGGGCCTGCGGCCTGGGCATGGGTCGTGGCCGATGCCCAGGGGAGCCCTCGACGTTGGGAGGCGGGGCCGCTGGGAACCGCCACCAACAACGTCGCCGAACTCACCGCGCTCCAGGAACTGCTGGAGTCCACCGACCCGGGCGCGGAGATCGAGGTCCGGATGGATTCCCAGTACGCCATGAACGCGGTCACGAAATGGCTGCCGGGGTGGAAGCGCAACGGGTGGAAGACCTCGGCCGGCAAGCCCGTGGCCAACCGCGATCTGGTGGTCCGCATCGACACGCTGCTCAGCGGCCGGACCGTGAACTTCGTCTACGTGCCCGCCCACCAGGTGGACGGAGACCCGCTCAACGCCCTTGCCGACCAGGCGGCCAGCGAGGCCGCCGTCGCCCAGCGGGCGGCGGGTTCCGCCCATGGGTCCCCGCTGCCGATCCCCGCCCCTGCCAGGGCGTCCGGGGGCCGGAGCGGCGGTGCGGCGGCGAAGAAGACGGACGGTGCGACACGCCCCGCGCGCACCGGAGGCACTGTCCGGGCCAGGTTCGCGGGGCGCTGCCACTGCGGAAAGCCCTACGCGGCCAAGGACATGATCGCCAAGAATCCGAACGGATGGGGCCACCCCGAGTGCCGTACCGCGCCCGCCTGA
- a CDS encoding CDP-alcohol phosphatidyltransferase family protein: protein MGSTGTVLRELRGAQKTAKGVSLYSRYVNRPAGRVLAAGAFRAGLTPNQVTLVSAVFTFAAIASVALVRPSWGLGAVVYAALVLGFAFDSADGQLARLTGRGGPDGEWLDHVVDCAKMILVHTAVLISFHRFFELPGEIWLLLPLGFLFVAVLTFCAGLLREQLGRAAAHPAPPGSATAPVSRVRAVALLPADYGVFCLVFLLLGNEAAFRIGYAVLAVVHALFLVAFLVKWFRELKALRAAG from the coding sequence ATGGGATCCACAGGTACGGTGCTGCGCGAGTTGCGCGGCGCACAGAAGACCGCCAAAGGTGTGTCGCTCTACTCGCGGTACGTGAACCGCCCGGCCGGACGGGTGCTTGCGGCCGGCGCCTTTCGGGCCGGGCTGACGCCGAACCAGGTCACACTGGTCAGCGCGGTGTTCACCTTCGCCGCCATCGCTTCGGTGGCGCTGGTCCGTCCGTCCTGGGGGCTCGGGGCAGTCGTGTACGCCGCTCTGGTGCTCGGCTTCGCCTTCGACTCGGCCGACGGGCAGCTCGCCAGGCTGACCGGGCGGGGCGGGCCCGACGGCGAGTGGCTGGACCATGTCGTGGACTGCGCCAAGATGATCCTCGTCCACACCGCCGTGCTGATCTCTTTCCACCGGTTCTTCGAGCTGCCCGGGGAGATCTGGCTGTTGCTGCCGCTGGGCTTCCTGTTCGTCGCGGTGCTGACCTTCTGTGCCGGTCTGCTGCGCGAACAGCTCGGGAGGGCCGCTGCCCACCCCGCACCGCCCGGCAGCGCCACGGCCCCGGTGTCCCGGGTGCGGGCCGTGGCGCTGCTTCCCGCCGACTACGGGGTCTTCTGCCTGGTGTTCCTACTGCTCGGGAACGAGGCCGCGTTCCGTATCGGCTATGCCGTACTCGCCGTCGTGCACGCGTTGTTCCTGGTGGCCTTCCTCGTCAAGTGGTTCAGGGAGCTGAAAGCGCTCCGGGCGGCGGGCTGA
- a CDS encoding adenylyltransferase/cytidyltransferase family protein, which translates to MVHRVGYAPGVYDLFHVGHLNILRHARSQCDYLVAGVVSDEMAALAKGHKPVIPLPERLEIVRSVRYVDAAFVETVPDKVETWQQVRFDVIFKGDDWRGTEKGKRLERDFAEVGVEVVYFPYTVHTSSTQLRRALDRLVSPPPGALSAP; encoded by the coding sequence ATGGTGCACAGGGTCGGCTACGCGCCAGGGGTCTACGACCTGTTCCATGTAGGGCACCTGAACATCCTGCGGCACGCCCGCAGCCAGTGCGACTACCTGGTGGCGGGGGTTGTCTCGGACGAGATGGCCGCGCTCGCCAAAGGCCACAAGCCGGTGATTCCACTGCCGGAGCGGCTCGAGATCGTCCGCAGCGTGCGCTATGTGGATGCGGCGTTCGTCGAGACCGTTCCCGACAAGGTCGAGACGTGGCAGCAGGTCAGGTTCGACGTCATCTTCAAGGGGGACGACTGGCGGGGCACGGAGAAGGGGAAGCGGCTCGAGCGCGACTTCGCCGAAGTCGGCGTGGAGGTCGTCTACTTCCCGTACACCGTGCATACGTCCAGTACCCAGCTGCGCCGGGCACTGGACAGGCTCGTCAGCCCGCCGCCCGGAGCGCTTTCAGCTCCCTGA
- a CDS encoding GDP-L-fucose synthase: MTTDLPGTPQESVRPLLRPGARIFVAGHRGLVGSAVVRRLSAEGHEVITRGRDSLDLRDAAPTEAFLRDIRPDAVVLAAAKVGGIMANSTYPVQFLEDNLRIQLSVIAGSHAAGVERLLFLGSSCIYPKRAPQPISEDALLTGPLEPTNEAYALAKIAGIVQTQSYRRQYGASYISAMPTNLYGPGDNFDLDSSHVLPALIRRFHEARHGGAPEVTLWGSGSPRREFLHVDDLAAACLLLLERYDGDEPVNVGCGEDLTIRELASTVRDVTEYQGSVSWDTSKPDGTPRKLLDISRLSALGFKPQIPLRDGIARTYAWWLEHRDTDR, from the coding sequence ATGACGACTGATCTCCCCGGCACTCCCCAGGAATCCGTCCGCCCCCTCCTGCGACCCGGAGCCCGCATATTTGTCGCGGGCCACCGCGGGCTCGTCGGCTCGGCAGTGGTGCGCCGCCTCAGCGCCGAAGGCCACGAGGTGATCACCCGCGGTCGCGACAGCCTCGATCTGCGTGACGCCGCACCGACCGAGGCCTTCCTGCGTGACATCCGCCCGGACGCCGTGGTGCTGGCCGCCGCCAAGGTCGGTGGGATCATGGCCAACAGCACGTATCCGGTGCAGTTCCTCGAGGACAACCTGCGAATCCAGCTGAGCGTGATCGCCGGTTCGCATGCCGCCGGGGTCGAGCGGCTGCTCTTCCTCGGCTCGTCCTGCATCTACCCCAAGCGCGCCCCGCAGCCGATCTCCGAGGACGCCCTGCTCACCGGCCCGCTGGAGCCGACCAACGAGGCGTACGCGCTCGCCAAGATCGCCGGCATCGTGCAGACCCAGTCGTACCGACGGCAGTACGGCGCCTCGTACATCAGCGCCATGCCCACCAATCTCTACGGGCCCGGCGACAACTTCGACCTGGATTCCTCGCACGTGCTGCCCGCCCTGATCCGGCGCTTCCACGAGGCGCGACACGGCGGCGCACCCGAGGTCACCCTCTGGGGCTCCGGCAGCCCCCGGCGCGAGTTCCTGCACGTCGACGACCTGGCCGCGGCATGCCTCCTGCTCCTCGAGCGTTACGACGGTGACGAGCCGGTCAACGTCGGCTGCGGCGAGGATCTGACCATCCGTGAACTCGCCTCGACAGTACGTGATGTGACGGAATATCAAGGAAGCGTCTCCTGGGACACGTCGAAGCCCGACGGCACCCCGCGCAAGCTCCTGGACATCTCCCGCCTCTCCGCTCTCGGCTTCAAACCACAGATCCCGCTGCGCGACGGCATCGCCCGCACCTACGCCTGGTGGCTGGAACACCGGGACACCGACCGCTGA